The following coding sequences lie in one Cloeon dipterum chromosome 1, ieCloDipt1.1, whole genome shotgun sequence genomic window:
- the LOC135948132 gene encoding probable G-protein coupled receptor Mth-like 1, with amino-acid sequence MAESNSTVADAWDDLIKDIQNTAATIVVVPMVILVASMIMLLITLISIIKSPEKRRSTPGKLIAWQSGTLLLGYFFSTTLCTILLIFLYDPLTGFIILVFSIHAIFILMGVFYLSSHFWLNVLCFEVFFRFRSLTSLVVNKDGNSDNFRFPVYCSYAILTPVFLTLVAALCIIIVGIDFSSILMIVYGFPVLLLTVANITFFTITLRNVLIMKKDTKILHSNESKTSEAKTISSVWLSLKMLLSMLGVTWIFEAALIIGFILNLPPKVIFYTAVLTSLRGVTLSSIYLIFNKNKN; translated from the exons ATGGCAGAGTCAAATTCAACTGTTGCTGACGCATGGGATGATCTGATCAAAGATATTCAAAACACAGCAGCTACTATTGTGGTCGTGCCAATGGTGATATTGGTTGCGTCCATGATCATGCTGCTGATCACGTTAATCTCGATTATCAAGAGTCCCGAAAAGCGTAGATCGACGCCGGGCAAGCTGATTGCGTGGCAGTCAGGCACGCTGCTCCTTGGATATTTCTTCTCGACCACCTTGTGCACCATCCTCCTCATCTTCCTTTACGACCCACTCACCGGCTTCATCATTCTCGTATTCAGCATACACGCCATATTTATCCTCATGG GCGTCTTCTATCTAAGCTCGCATTTCTGGCTCAATGTGCTGTGTTTTGAAGTTTTCTTCAGATTCAG GAGTTTGACCAGCTTGGTTGTGAACAAAGACGGCAACAGTGACAACTTCCGATTCCCCGTATACTGTTCCTACGCAATACTAACACCAGTTTTCCTTACGCTAGTCGCAGCGCTGTGCATCATCATCGTTGGAATAGATT TTTCTTCAATTCTGATGATAGTCTACGGCTTCCCGGTTCTGCTTCTTACTGTGGCTAATATTACTTTCTTTACCATTACCCTACGAAATGTACTGATAATGAAAAAAGACACGAAAATTTTACACAGCAATGAAAGTAAGACTAGCGAGGCGAAAACAATCAGCTCTGTGTG gcTGTCTCTGAAAATGCTGTTGTCAATGCTTGGTGTGACTTGGATTTTTGAAGCGGCGTTGATCATTGGATTCATTCTGAATCTGCCcccaaaagttattttttacacCGCGGTTTTGACCTCTCTTCGCGGTGTTACTCTCTCTTCAATTTACCTTatctttaacaaaaataagaattga